A segment of the Sphingomonas cannabina genome:
AGGAAGCGGCGCGGCAGGGCGCGGCGGCGGCGATCATCGTCCATGATACCGTGCCGGCCGCCTATGGCTGGAACGTCGTCCAGTCGAGCTGGACCGGGCCGCAGCAGGTCGCCGATGCCGCCAACGGCCATATGGACCAGAGCGCCGCGATCGGCTGGATCCAGCTCGATGCCGCGAAGGCGCTGTTCGCGGGCGCCGGACAGGACTTCGCAAAGCTCGCTGCGGCCGCCAAGGTCAAGGGATTCAAGGCGGTGCCGCTCACCGGCGTGAAGGCGTCGGTCGGCTTCGACGTCGGCGTGCGCAAGCATGCGTCGAAGAACGTGATCGGCATCCTGCCGGGGACCAAGGCGCCGAACGAATATCTGCTCTACAGCGCGCATTGGGATCATCTCGGCCGCTGCGAGGCGGCGCCGGACGGCGACGACATCTGCAACGGCGCGATCGACAATGCCTCAGGCACCGCGGCGCTGGTCGCGCTGGCCGAGGCGAACGCCAAGGCGGGGCCGACGGCGCGCAGCCAGGTCTTCCTGGCGGTGACGGCCGAGGAATCGGGGCTGCTCGGTTCCGCTTATTACGGCGACCATCCGGTCTATCCGCTGAACCGGACCGTCGGCGGCATCAACATGGACGCGCTGTCGCTCGCGGGGCCGTCGCGGAACGTGGTGGTGATCGGCAAGGGCAAGTCGGAGCTCGATGCCTATCTGAACCGCGCGCTCGCCGCGCAGGGGCGCCGCGCCGATCCCGATCCGATGCCGCAGAACGGCTATTACTACCGCTCCGACCATTTCAGCTTCGCCAAGCATGGCGTGCCGATGCTCTACGTCGATTCGGGCGACGATCTCGTGAAAGGCGGCGTCGCGGCGGGGAAGGCGGCCGCCGAGGATTATACCAAGAACCGCTATCATGGCCCGAAGGACGAATATGATCCCAACTGGGACTGGTCGGGCGTCGTCCAGGACCTGACGCTGTTCTACCAAATCGGCCGGGAGCTGGGGAATTCGACCGCCTGGCCGAACTGGGTGCCGGGCGACGAGTTCCGCGCGATCCGCGACAAGAGCCGCGCCGGGCGCTAAGGGCGCGCGCATGACTCGTCCCCCTCCTCCCGAATGGGCGCCGCACAAGGCGGTATGGATCGGTTTCCCCAGCCATCCCGAGCTGTGGGAGCGCGATCTCGAACCGGCTCAGGCGGAGGTCGCGGCGTTCGCGCGCGCGGTCCACGCGGACGGGCGCGGCGAGAAGGTGCTCCTGGTCGCCGCCAATATCGAGGCAGCCGAGACGGCGGAGCGGCTCGCGCCCTTCGCCGGCGTGGTGATGGAGCCGTTCGGCGACATCTGGCTGCGCGACACTGCCGCGATCGTCACCGGCGACGGCACTGCGCGCGATTTCCGCTTCAACGGCTGGGGCGGCAAATATGACCTCCCCGGCGACGAGGACATTGGTGCGCGGCTCGCGGCGCAGCGCGGCATCGAGACCGAGGCGTGCGACTGGATCCTCGAGGGCGGCGCGATCGACGGTGACGGCACCGGCCTGATCGTCACCACCGAGCAATGCCTGCTCAACCGCAACCGCAATCCCGGCATGAGCCGCGCCGAGGTCGAGGAGCGGCTGAAGCGCGATCTCGGCATCACCTCGGTGCTGTGGCTGGGCGAGGGGCTGCTCAACGACCATACCGACGGGCATGTCGACAATCTCGCCCGGTTCGTGGCGCCGGGCGTGCTTGCGATTCCTGAAGCGTTCGAGAACGACCCCAACTGGCGCGTCTACCAGGCCGCCGCCGAGACCGCCGAGCGCTTCGGCCATATCGAAGTCGCCCGCGTACCCTCGCCCGGCCGGGTGCTGAGCCGCGAGGAGGAGATCATCCCGGCGAGCTACATGAACTTCTACATCGGCAATGCGAGCGTGGTGGTGCCGCTCTACGGCCAGCCCAACGACCAGGCGGCGGTGGCGGCGTTCGGCCGGATTTTCCCGGACCGCGAGGTTGTCGGGCTGCGCGCCGATCATATCTTGACCGGCGGCGGCAGCTTCCACTGCATTTCGCAACAGATTCCGAGAACCCGATGACCGAGATCACCGTCGGCGCGCTCCAGCTCGCCTTCACCGACGATATCGATGCGAATGTCGCGCGCGTCTCCGCGATGGTGCGCGAGGCGGCGGGGAAGGGCGCGCAGGTGGTGTTGCCGCCCGAGCTGTTCGAGGGCGAATATTTCTGCCGCGTCGAGGACGAGGGGCTGTTCGCCAACGCGAAGCCGGTCGGCGAGCACAAGGCGGTCCAGGCGATGCAGGCGCTCGCCGCGGAGCTTCGCATCCATATCCCGACCAGCTTCTTCGAGGCGGACGGGCCGCATTACTACAACAGCCTCGCGATGATCGGCCCCGACGGAAAGGTTGCCGGCGTCTATCGCAAGAGCCACATCCCCGACGGCCCGGGCTACGAGGAGAAATTCTACTTCCGCCCCGGCAACACCGGCTTCAAGGTGTGGGACGGGCCTGGCGCGACGCTGGGCGTCGGCGTGTGCTGGGACCAATGGTATCCCGAAACCGCGCGCGCGATGATGCTGATGGGCGCCGAAGTGCTGTTCTACCCGACCGCGATCGGCAGCGAACCACATGATCCGGGCCTCGACACCGCGCGGTTGTGGCGCCGGGCGATGGTGGGGCACGCGGTGTCGAACGTGGTGCCGGTGGTCGCCGCCAACCGCGTCGGTACCGAGCATGGGCAGACCTTCTACGGCACCAGCTTCATCACCGACGAGCGCGGCGACATCCTCGCCGAGCTGGGCCGGGAGGAGGAGGGCGTGATCACCGCGACGCTCGACCTCGACCGCGTCAAGCGCCACCGCGCCGCCTTCGGCTTCTTCCGCGATCGCCGGCCGGAGCTGTATGGCCGGCTGGTGCAGGACGTGTGACGGCGATCAGCCGGGCAGCGGCGGCGCATCGGGGAAACGCGCGAGCGGCGTGAAGCGGCCGGCGGTCTCGCCGCCGATCACGTCATGCTCGCCGATCCGCACCCAGACATGCGCGATAAGGCCGCGTGCCGGATCCTGTGCGACGCCATAGTGCATCGTCGCCGCGATGCCGCGACGGCGCAGCATCCATTGCGCAGCGAGCCCCTGCTCGATGCAGACCGCGCGGAAGCGGGCGCGCTTCGCCGCTGCGCGCACCGCCCAGGCGACGGTATCGGCGGCCTGTTTCCGATCGACCGGCGCGCGTCCGGCGGGCGGATGCGCTGCAAGCCGGGCGATCCGACGGAATGGCAGGCACTTCACCAGCAACGAGGCGGCGGCGAGCGTCAGGCATGCCTCGATCAACGCCCGCCGCTCGTCGGGACGGCGCGCCTGCCAGCGTTCGGCGAGGCTCGGCCGCCGGCTCAGGCGTTGCCTCCTTCGATCTTGCGGATGAAGCGGCCGGTAGCGATCGCGCGGCTGACGGCGGTGGTATATTCGGTCGCCATCAGCCGCCCGGCCGCATCGGCGCCCGGCCAGGCATCCAACATGCGCTGGACGCGGTCGAGGTCGATCCACTTCGTCGACCCCCGGCTCTCGCGCAGCCGCGCGACCTCCGCCTTGAGCCCCGACAGCGCCGCCTCGAAGCCATGCGCCCAGTCGGCCGCCTGCAGCCCCTTGCGATATTCGTCGACCAGCAAATCGGGAATGATGCCGCGCAGCGCCCGGCGCGCCAACGAGCGATGCACGCCGTGGTGGAGGAACTGTTCCTCGGGAATGGTGAGGCACAGCTCGAACAGGCGCCGGTCGATCGTCGGATCGCGCGTATCGACGCCATAAAGGCGTCGGCTGGTCCGCGCGAAATCGCCGCGGATGCTGCTGCGGGCGAGCACGCCGAGGCGCAGCATCCGACTGTCGCCGCCGCTGAGGCGCCGAAGGTCGCCGCCATAGGCGAGCACCTCCCCCTCGCGGCCGCGCGCGCGCAGGAAATCGCGGTTGATCGCGCAGCAATCGAAGAACTCGGGCGGACCTTTGCCGACCAGCTTGCGCAGCCGCCGCGCGAGGTCGGGGAATGCGGCATCGGCGAACGCACCCGCCAGCGTCGCCCAGCGCCAATGCTGCGCTCGGCGGATAGCAAGCAGCGTCGCCGCCACCCGGTCGATGCGGCCGCGGCGCATCTCCATGCCCAGCAGTTCGCCGCCGTCGTAGCTGAAGCTCATGTTGCCCATCTGCCCGATCAGCATCACGCCGATCCGCCGATCGCGCGCTTCGCGGTCGATCGCGCTGCCCCAGACGGTGTTGGAGAGATTGAGCAATGGCACGTCCTGCACCTGGGTGCGGCGGTCGAGCACTTCCTCCAACGGGGTGTCGGTGTTCGAGATGCGGACGTGCTCGATATTGGCGTGCATCGCCGCGACCCGGGCGGCATGACCCCATTCGTCGCCGAAACGCCCGGGCCGCTCGATGAAGCTGTGGTCGGGCGCTGCCGTGAAGGCGGTCAGGCTGCGTCCTTCGCCGGCCAGGCGCCGGGCGGCGAGCGCGGTCACTCCGCTGCTGTCGAGCCCGCCGCTCAGATGGCTGCCGATACGCTCGTCGCCGGCGATGCGGCAGGCGACCGCTTCCTCCAGACAAGCCAGCACGGCGCGAGGATAGTCGTCGTCGCGAAGGCGCAATGTCGGCAGCCGTTCGGGCCGCCACCAGCGGGTGGTGCGCGACCTGCCCGCCTCCCAGACCGCCGCGCTGCCGCCGGTCACGCGCGCAATGCCGGAAAAGAGCGTGCGGCCCGCCTCCATCGGCAGCAGCGTCAGCCATTCGCAGATGCGGTCCTCGTCGAGGCTGCGGGGGACGTCGCCCTCGCTCCACAGCGCCCCCATCTCGCTCGCGAAGCGCAGCTCGCCGTGGGGGCCGATCCAGTAGAACAGCGGCCGCATCTCGCCGGGATCGGTCGCGAGCGCCAAACGGCGGGATTCCCCATCCCAGACCGCGCAGGCATAGTCCCCGATCAGGCGATCGGCGAAGTCCTCGCCCCAACGCCGATAGGCGGCGAGCGCGAGCTCGGCGGGGCCGCTGCGTGCCGGCGCACCCGGCCCGAGCGCCGCGATCACCTCCGCCGCATTGTGGAGCTGCCCGTCGAACAGCGCGGCGTATTCGCCCGGCGCGGTTGCCAGCGCGGCATCGTCGGCGGCCGCCAGCCGAACGCCGCCCGCGCTCCATTGCCGCGCTGTGCGCGCCGATCCGATCGTGACCGCGCGAAGCGTGCGGTCGATCGGCAGCGGGGCGTCGGGATCGGTCGCGGCGCGGCCGCAGATGCTCATAGATGGCTCGCCGGCTAGAGGACGGCCCAATTCAAACCCCGCCGCGCCTTGCCGGAGAATATTCGGATTGCTCCGTTTCGGTGCCACGGCGCCGCATCCAATCACCGGCTCTCGATCGCAGGTCCGGGGAGGCGCCGAAATGGTGCCGGTTTCGCGCGCGTTCCGATCCGGAACTCACCGGCGCGGCGGGCTGTCCGGCAACAACTTGCTTTTGAAGCACTTCGTGGCAAGGTGCGCCATGGCTTACCTTCCCGATCACGCGGAGCTTGAGTTCATCCGCGAATCCGTACTGCTCAGTCGTCGATGGCGTGCCAAACTGGATGAGCGGCTGAAACCCTGCGGCATGACGCTGGCACGATCGACCGTGCTCTACTGGCTCGACCAGTCGACCGAGGTGATGACGCAGCGCGAGCTGGCCGACATCGTGGGGATCGAAGGACCGACGCTGGTGCGCCAGCTCCACGCGCTCGAGGCGCAGGGGCTGATCGAGCGGGTGCCGGTCGCCCATGATCGGCGCGCCAAGGGCATCCGCCTCACCGAGAGCGCAAGGCCGCTGCTCGACACGCTCAACAAGGTCAGCCGCGCGACGGCCGACGAGTTCCTGGCGAAGCTCGACAGGCGCCGGCTGGGCAGTGCGACCAAATTGCTCCGCGAAGCGCGGGAATCGCTGAGCTAGGGCGAGACTCGATCGTCCCGATCAGCTTGCACGAATCCGTCATGCCGGACTTGTTCCGGCATCCACGTCTCCACGAAGACTGACACCGAGGTTCCAGCTGGAACCTCGAAACTTGAGCTCGCCGTCCGGTGGACCCCGGAACAAGTCCGGGGTGACGATAGAAGGACGTCCGTGGGATTCAGCGCACGCGCGGGCCGCCGTAGGGCAGCGGCGGCGGCGGACGGCGGTCGCGGCGGGGCAGTTGCGCCTGATAGGCATGGCCGCAATGCGCGACGCAATAGGGGAAGCCGGGGTTCACCTTGTCGCCGCAGAAGTGGAAGTCGGGCTCGCCGGGGTGACCGATCGGCCATTTGCAGATCTTGTCGTTGAGATCGAGCAGCGTGGTCTTGCCGGCGATCGCCTCACTGGGCTTGGCCGGCACCAGGCGGCGCGGCGGCGCGGGGGCGATCGGCGGGGCCTGCTCGCCAGGGTTCTGGCGGACGAAGCCGCCCGGGCCGACCGAGCGCAGCACCGGCTGGTCGGGCGCAGGGCGCGGCTCCGGTGCAGCCGCACGCGGCGCGGCGGGAGCGGCCGGAGCCTCGGCGGCAGGCGCGGGCGCAGGTGCAGGTGCGGCCTTCACCGGGGCTGGCGCCGCGTCGGGCTCGTTGGGCTTCACCGGCGACGGGCGCGGCTGCAGGCCCAGGCGATGCGCCTTGCCGATCACCGCATTGCGGCTGACCCCGCCCAGCGCCTCGGCGATCTGGCTCGCGGTCTGGCCCGCTTCCCACATCGTCTTCAGCGTCTCGATCCGCTCTTCGCTCCAGCTCATATCCGTCCTTCTTCACATCCCCGGGTTGCGGGGAGCCGCGGCAGCGCATAGGTGACGCCACGATGGCCGACCAGCCCCAGCCCGTGCAAAATCCCTTGATCCCCGCCCCTGGCGTGCCCGTCATCCGGAACGTCAATTGGGGCGGTCTTCGAGCCCTCTATATCAAGGAGGTGCGCCGCTTCTTCAAGGTCCAGCTCCAGACGATCTGGGCGCCTTCGGTCACCAACCTCCTGTATCTCGCGGTTTTCACCGTCGCGGTCGGCGCGCGCAGCCCCGTGCATGTCGGCGGCGCCCAGGTGCCCTTCGCCGATTTCGTCGCGCCCGGGCTGATCGTGATGGGGATGCTGACCAACGCCTTCGCCAATTCGAGCTTCTCGCTGCTGGTCGGCAAGATCCAGGGGACGATCGTCGATTATCTGATGCCGCCGCTCTCCACGTCGGAACTGCTGGCGGCGCTGGTCGGCGGGGCGGTGACGCGCGCGTTCATGGTCGGGGCCGCCATCTGGGCGGCGATGATGCTGTGGCCCGGCGTGCACGTCATACCCGCGCATCCGCTGGCGGTGCTGTGGTTCGGCTTTCTCGGCGCGCTGTTCCTCTCGCTGATCGGCGTGCTGACGTCGATCTGGGCGGAGAAGTTCGACCATTCGGCGGCGGTCACCAACTTCGTGGTCGGTCCGCTGACCCTGCTGTCGGGCACCTTCTATTCGGTCGACAAGCTCGCGCCCGCCTTCCAGCTGGTCAGCCACCTCAACCCGTTCTTCTACATCATCTCGGGCTTCCGCTACGGCTTCATCGGCCATTCCGATTCGCCGCTGTGGGTCGGCAGCGCCGTGGTGCTGCTGCTCGACGTCGTGCTCGGTCTCGTCTGCTACGCGCTGCTGCGCAAGGGGTGGAAGATCAAGAGCTGAGCCCAAGCGCGGACGGCGGTGTTGACCC
Coding sequences within it:
- a CDS encoding M28 family metallopeptidase — translated: MAGLTLSSVPAFAQTTPISTDTLKEVTKTLSSDAYEGRAPGTPGEEKTLAYLADRFAKAGLKPGNNGSWFQDVPLVELTAKNVSPLVFTGAGAPQSLRYGPDMVVASYRVAPRIDVKDSDVVFVGYGINAPEKGWNDYAGVDVKGKTVVILVNDPDYESATLEGPFNGRAMTYYGRWTYKFEEAARQGAAAAIIVHDTVPAAYGWNVVQSSWTGPQQVADAANGHMDQSAAIGWIQLDAAKALFAGAGQDFAKLAAAAKVKGFKAVPLTGVKASVGFDVGVRKHASKNVIGILPGTKAPNEYLLYSAHWDHLGRCEAAPDGDDICNGAIDNASGTAALVALAEANAKAGPTARSQVFLAVTAEESGLLGSAYYGDHPVYPLNRTVGGINMDALSLAGPSRNVVVIGKGKSELDAYLNRALAAQGRRADPDPMPQNGYYYRSDHFSFAKHGVPMLYVDSGDDLVKGGVAAGKAAAEDYTKNRYHGPKDEYDPNWDWSGVVQDLTLFYQIGRELGNSTAWPNWVPGDEFRAIRDKSRAGR
- a CDS encoding agmatine deiminase family protein is translated as MTRPPPPEWAPHKAVWIGFPSHPELWERDLEPAQAEVAAFARAVHADGRGEKVLLVAANIEAAETAERLAPFAGVVMEPFGDIWLRDTAAIVTGDGTARDFRFNGWGGKYDLPGDEDIGARLAAQRGIETEACDWILEGGAIDGDGTGLIVTTEQCLLNRNRNPGMSRAEVEERLKRDLGITSVLWLGEGLLNDHTDGHVDNLARFVAPGVLAIPEAFENDPNWRVYQAAAETAERFGHIEVARVPSPGRVLSREEEIIPASYMNFYIGNASVVVPLYGQPNDQAAVAAFGRIFPDREVVGLRADHILTGGGSFHCISQQIPRTR
- the aguB gene encoding N-carbamoylputrescine amidase, producing MTEITVGALQLAFTDDIDANVARVSAMVREAAGKGAQVVLPPELFEGEYFCRVEDEGLFANAKPVGEHKAVQAMQALAAELRIHIPTSFFEADGPHYYNSLAMIGPDGKVAGVYRKSHIPDGPGYEEKFYFRPGNTGFKVWDGPGATLGVGVCWDQWYPETARAMMLMGAEVLFYPTAIGSEPHDPGLDTARLWRRAMVGHAVSNVVPVVAANRVGTEHGQTFYGTSFITDERGDILAELGREEEGVITATLDLDRVKRHRAAFGFFRDRRPELYGRLVQDV
- a CDS encoding lasso peptide biosynthesis B2 protein translates to MIEACLTLAAASLLVKCLPFRRIARLAAHPPAGRAPVDRKQAADTVAWAVRAAAKRARFRAVCIEQGLAAQWMLRRRGIAATMHYGVAQDPARGLIAHVWVRIGEHDVIGGETAGRFTPLARFPDAPPLPG
- a CDS encoding asparagine synthetase B family protein yields the protein MSICGRAATDPDAPLPIDRTLRAVTIGSARTARQWSAGGVRLAAADDAALATAPGEYAALFDGQLHNAAEVIAALGPGAPARSGPAELALAAYRRWGEDFADRLIGDYACAVWDGESRRLALATDPGEMRPLFYWIGPHGELRFASEMGALWSEGDVPRSLDEDRICEWLTLLPMEAGRTLFSGIARVTGGSAAVWEAGRSRTTRWWRPERLPTLRLRDDDYPRAVLACLEEAVACRIAGDERIGSHLSGGLDSSGVTALAARRLAGEGRSLTAFTAAPDHSFIERPGRFGDEWGHAARVAAMHANIEHVRISNTDTPLEEVLDRRTQVQDVPLLNLSNTVWGSAIDREARDRRIGVMLIGQMGNMSFSYDGGELLGMEMRRGRIDRVAATLLAIRRAQHWRWATLAGAFADAAFPDLARRLRKLVGKGPPEFFDCCAINRDFLRARGREGEVLAYGGDLRRLSGGDSRMLRLGVLARSSIRGDFARTSRRLYGVDTRDPTIDRRLFELCLTIPEEQFLHHGVHRSLARRALRGIIPDLLVDEYRKGLQAADWAHGFEAALSGLKAEVARLRESRGSTKWIDLDRVQRMLDAWPGADAAGRLMATEYTTAVSRAIATGRFIRKIEGGNA
- a CDS encoding MarR family transcriptional regulator gives rise to the protein MTLARSTVLYWLDQSTEVMTQRELADIVGIEGPTLVRQLHALEAQGLIERVPVAHDRRAKGIRLTESARPLLDTLNKVSRATADEFLAKLDRRRLGSATKLLREARESLS
- a CDS encoding GcrA family cell cycle regulator, producing the protein MSWSEERIETLKTMWEAGQTASQIAEALGGVSRNAVIGKAHRLGLQPRPSPVKPNEPDAAPAPVKAAPAPAPAPAAEAPAAPAAPRAAAPEPRPAPDQPVLRSVGPGGFVRQNPGEQAPPIAPAPPRRLVPAKPSEAIAGKTTLLDLNDKICKWPIGHPGEPDFHFCGDKVNPGFPYCVAHCGHAYQAQLPRRDRRPPPPLPYGGPRVR
- a CDS encoding ABC transporter permease; translation: MADQPQPVQNPLIPAPGVPVIRNVNWGGLRALYIKEVRRFFKVQLQTIWAPSVTNLLYLAVFTVAVGARSPVHVGGAQVPFADFVAPGLIVMGMLTNAFANSSFSLLVGKIQGTIVDYLMPPLSTSELLAALVGGAVTRAFMVGAAIWAAMMLWPGVHVIPAHPLAVLWFGFLGALFLSLIGVLTSIWAEKFDHSAAVTNFVVGPLTLLSGTFYSVDKLAPAFQLVSHLNPFFYIISGFRYGFIGHSDSPLWVGSAVVLLLDVVLGLVCYALLRKGWKIKS